A genome region from Akkermansiaceae bacterium includes the following:
- a CDS encoding substrate-binding domain-containing protein: MAKKALCTFTDQVTDQLRRGMAEGRWRKTLPGRKKLADELGCSQWTVEEAVERLTKEGMLVSPGPGKRRQITLREGVAKPRVLRIVILLYEEAEKSVSYHVNLLHRLQDAGHEVVFAEKSLHDLKMNTKRVARFVGATEADAWVVVSASRDVLQWFAGQDTPAFALFGRSSRVSLPSAALRKSDALIELADRLVDLGHHRIVILAREERRKPNPAYLEQLFLDRLEERGISTGPYNLPDWGDSPKELRRILDSLFMHTPPSALIVDQPVLCVAVLQHLSRIGLSAPDDVSLACTDWIESFDWCDPEVTHITWDARPVINQVVRWAERISRGKDDRRKHNEKVRLVLGGTIGAAPR; this comes from the coding sequence ATGGCAAAAAAAGCGCTGTGCACTTTCACCGATCAAGTCACCGATCAACTGCGGCGTGGCATGGCGGAGGGGCGCTGGAGAAAAACACTGCCCGGGCGCAAGAAGCTTGCCGATGAGCTGGGTTGCAGCCAGTGGACGGTTGAAGAGGCGGTGGAGCGACTGACAAAGGAGGGAATGCTGGTATCGCCCGGCCCGGGCAAGCGGCGTCAGATCACCCTCAGGGAGGGAGTCGCCAAGCCCCGTGTATTGCGGATCGTGATCCTGCTTTATGAGGAAGCCGAAAAATCGGTGAGCTATCACGTGAATCTTTTGCATCGGCTGCAGGATGCCGGGCATGAGGTGGTTTTTGCTGAAAAGTCGCTTCACGATCTCAAAATGAATACGAAGAGAGTCGCTCGCTTCGTTGGTGCGACGGAGGCCGATGCCTGGGTGGTGGTTTCGGCTTCCCGCGACGTGCTGCAATGGTTCGCCGGGCAGGATACGCCGGCTTTTGCCCTTTTCGGGCGTAGCAGTCGGGTTTCGCTGCCAAGTGCGGCGCTACGAAAGTCGGATGCGTTGATCGAACTGGCGGATCGGCTGGTGGATCTGGGGCATCACCGGATCGTGATTCTTGCCCGTGAAGAGCGGCGCAAGCCGAACCCCGCCTATCTTGAACAGCTCTTTCTCGACCGCCTTGAAGAGCGTGGCATATCGACCGGTCCCTACAACCTCCCGGACTGGGGTGACAGCCCGAAAGAGTTACGCAGGATTCTGGATTCCCTATTCATGCACACCCCCCCGTCGGCGTTGATCGTGGATCAGCCGGTGCTGTGCGTCGCCGTGCTGCAGCATCTTTCCCGGATCGGGCTGTCAGCACCCGACGATGTTTCACTGGCCTGCACCGACTGGATCGAATCCTTCGATTGGTGCGACCCGGAGGTCACACACATCACATGGGATGCGCGCCCTGTGATCAATCAGGTGGTGAGATGGGCTGAAAGAATCAGCAGGGGAAAGGATGACCGTCGCAAGCACAATGAAAAGGTCAGGCTGGTGCTTGGCGGGACGATCGGAGCAGCTCCAAGGTGA
- a CDS encoding PEP-CTERM sorting domain-containing protein (PEP-CTERM proteins occur, often in large numbers, in the proteomes of bacteria that also encode an exosortase, a predicted intramembrane cysteine proteinase. The presence of a PEP-CTERM domain at a protein's C-terminus predicts cleavage within the sorting domain, followed by covalent anchoring to some some component of the (usually Gram-negative) cell surface. Many PEP-CTERM proteins exhibit an unusual sequence composition that includes large numbers of potential glycosylation sites. Expression of one such protein has been shown restore the ability of a bacterium to form floc, a type of biofilm.), with amino-acid sequence MKLHHKFALLIFAPALLTPMSSAATVIIDGTAPGYTNNGSFETTTGWQGNETTVTNLGTNLGITRNVQYRTANGTPTDGITYAVIGQNTASATGVMGIFLNTGYDLVLGDTFNLSFWHGSHSAASSGLSINWQLFTSTTGTETGVVQDVVAFGFVSGSATNVQEIQAGIGSVTGASAGKRLFLSFTPSGSNGQFAMLDEINLTVIPEPSSAGLLGLAGTCLLLRRRRASLVPE; translated from the coding sequence ATGAAACTCCATCACAAATTCGCCCTCCTCATTTTCGCCCCGGCACTTCTCACCCCTATGAGCTCCGCGGCCACCGTGATCATCGACGGGACAGCACCGGGTTACACGAATAACGGAAGCTTTGAAACAACGACGGGCTGGCAAGGAAACGAGACAACGGTGACCAATCTTGGCACCAACTTGGGAATCACAAGAAACGTCCAATACCGGACGGCTAACGGCACGCCGACGGATGGAATCACGTATGCGGTGATCGGTCAAAACACGGCTAGCGCTACGGGTGTTATGGGCATTTTCCTTAACACCGGTTATGACCTCGTGCTGGGCGACACGTTCAACCTGAGCTTCTGGCATGGGAGCCACAGCGCTGCATCCTCGGGCTTGTCCATCAACTGGCAATTGTTCACCTCGACCACAGGCACCGAAACCGGTGTCGTGCAAGACGTGGTTGCCTTCGGTTTTGTCAGCGGCTCGGCTACAAACGTCCAGGAGATACAGGCCGGTATCGGCAGCGTCACCGGCGCTTCCGCGGGCAAACGACTATTTCTCTCCTTTACTCCGTCAGGCAGCAATGGCCAGTTTGCGATGCTTGACGAGATCAATCTCACCGTCATCCCCGAGCCGTCTTCCGCGGGCTTGCTCGGTCTCGCCGGTACCTGCTTGCTTTTGCGCCGCAGGCGTGCCTCTTTGGTTCCGGAGTAA
- a CDS encoding SGNH/GDSL hydrolase family protein, whose amino-acid sequence MKENPNNLSAGFSRRDVLKGTLALGGGGVLACSLAHGAPVSPSPLKLIEGNVILFQGDSITDAGRKKDILEPNDGGALGNGYAAMIAGEMLADYPDLDLRFYNRGISGNKVPDLAARWEEDTINLKPSVLSIMVGINDLWHTVAFGSKYKGTVKDYEDGFRRLIEQSLAAIPGVRIIICEPFELRKWAEFDAYRKVARKLADDMNLTFVPFHEIFTKAAESKGTDGKFWAWDGIHPSIAGHTLMRRAWREAAGL is encoded by the coding sequence ATGAAAGAAAATCCAAATAACTTGTCGGCGGGCTTTTCCCGCAGAGATGTCCTGAAGGGAACTTTGGCTCTTGGTGGCGGCGGCGTCCTCGCCTGCTCGCTTGCCCACGGGGCGCCCGTAAGTCCCTCCCCACTAAAGCTCATAGAGGGTAATGTGATCCTTTTCCAAGGCGACTCGATCACCGATGCTGGCCGGAAAAAGGACATTCTCGAGCCGAATGACGGTGGAGCGCTGGGGAACGGCTACGCCGCAATGATCGCCGGCGAGATGCTCGCCGACTATCCGGATCTGGATCTCCGGTTCTACAATCGCGGTATCAGCGGAAACAAGGTGCCGGATCTCGCGGCGCGTTGGGAAGAGGATACAATCAATCTTAAACCATCCGTCCTCAGCATCATGGTCGGCATCAACGACCTCTGGCACACGGTCGCGTTCGGCTCCAAATACAAAGGGACGGTCAAGGATTATGAGGATGGCTTCCGGCGCTTGATCGAGCAGTCGCTTGCCGCGATCCCGGGAGTGCGCATCATCATCTGCGAGCCCTTCGAACTTCGCAAATGGGCGGAATTCGACGCATACCGGAAGGTAGCCAGGAAACTTGCCGATGACATGAACCTGACATTTGTTCCCTTCCATGAGATCTTTACAAAAGCCGCCGAATCGAAAGGCACCGACGGAAAATTCTGGGCTTGGGACGGGATACACCCATCCATCGCCGGTCACACACTGATGCGCAGGGCATGGCGAGAAGCCGCAGGGCTTTAG
- a CDS encoding Ig-like domain-containing protein has protein sequence MNKTRNTILLLIGTIAICPGELLVYEPFDYKPHNDEIAGRLESRNGGLGFGEGWKDTTGAEGFAFVYDQRGNPEDLYAGDWGAGEPAWDGVVDNLPTMGGYVGISDWDRTGAPHSTRKLARSAGEMAKGNGGVLWLSAVWHMPNQSFFPPVGIALASDESGFKDRAIAMDGQADAIGAGNGRNFRERKRLNPVIWKEGEEVAGAPGSNIDGKKDNIVILKFEFGETDKVSTWYFTEDQEMTESAFDENAASCSSDIDENTLDVLTICTILPQNAIDEIRIGTDFKSVISGSIPARREVKITKQLHDPKTDRYYLEWSSNPGETYGIYVVEETDGYKPCVAAAVEAAKDKGTTTFGPFANPIKGNGKLRFEIGFPDTTPPTIGRVWGSGTKVSLIFSEPMMPTTSLSPSNYAVTEDGGRQLAVESAAFDPESGSVTLTTKEALKPDTAYTVSTRSLTDLANHPLVEPQASLRTWDDDPKGIKVFILSGQSNMVGYGHTEEGQNNEVGGVGTLRYLAMHDSEYPEFDYSSLLVDPKEPATSGWKTRSNVKLWWRNGANAQYGGAIFKGDLGPLTSNGRWFGPEFGFGQVIGDHYKGEDVLLIKPSWGGHNLVSQFRSPNAVAKRGGAIGPSYIEMFKDVQEVLFNLDKEFPEWKGRGYQIVGFAWHQGTSDKAPDKVADEYKLNLPDFISSVRSEFGKPGLPFVIATTGMDYGGESSDPPYENYHAVEKAQLWVAGVERPANVLSDDTRKYFEPPETSPRNQGFHWNGNARSYFRVGKGLGDNMVELLTK, from the coding sequence ATGAACAAAACCCGAAACACCATCCTGCTCCTGATCGGCACCATCGCCATTTGCCCCGGTGAACTCCTGGTCTACGAGCCTTTCGATTACAAACCGCACAACGACGAAATTGCGGGTCGCCTGGAAAGCCGCAATGGCGGCCTAGGTTTCGGCGAAGGCTGGAAGGACACCACCGGCGCTGAGGGTTTTGCATTTGTTTACGATCAGCGCGGCAACCCGGAAGATCTCTATGCCGGGGACTGGGGTGCAGGCGAGCCCGCTTGGGACGGGGTGGTCGACAACCTGCCCACGATGGGCGGTTACGTCGGCATTTCGGATTGGGACAGGACAGGTGCACCCCATTCCACCCGCAAGCTGGCCCGCAGCGCCGGGGAGATGGCGAAGGGCAATGGCGGGGTGCTGTGGCTGAGCGCCGTTTGGCACATGCCCAACCAATCCTTCTTCCCACCCGTGGGCATCGCGCTGGCCTCGGATGAGAGCGGCTTCAAGGACCGGGCGATTGCGATGGATGGACAAGCGGATGCCATCGGCGCCGGCAACGGCCGCAATTTCCGGGAACGGAAGCGCCTGAATCCGGTCATCTGGAAGGAGGGCGAGGAAGTGGCAGGAGCCCCCGGCAGCAACATCGATGGCAAGAAGGACAACATCGTCATCCTCAAGTTCGAGTTCGGGGAAACCGACAAGGTGAGCACCTGGTATTTCACCGAGGATCAGGAAATGACCGAGTCTGCGTTTGACGAAAATGCCGCCTCGTGCAGCTCGGACATCGACGAGAACACGCTCGACGTCCTCACCATCTGCACGATCCTCCCGCAGAATGCGATCGACGAAATCCGCATCGGAACCGATTTCAAAAGCGTGATCAGCGGCAGCATACCTGCCCGGCGGGAGGTGAAGATCACCAAGCAGCTCCACGACCCCAAGACCGACCGCTATTACCTCGAGTGGTCGTCGAACCCCGGCGAAACCTACGGCATCTATGTCGTCGAAGAGACGGACGGATACAAGCCATGTGTGGCCGCAGCCGTCGAGGCGGCCAAGGACAAGGGAACCACCACCTTCGGCCCGTTCGCCAACCCCATCAAAGGCAACGGCAAACTGCGGTTTGAGATCGGCTTTCCCGACACCACCCCGCCGACCATCGGGCGGGTCTGGGGCAGCGGCACGAAGGTCAGCCTGATCTTCAGCGAGCCGATGATGCCGACCACCTCGCTATCTCCGTCCAACTATGCCGTCACTGAGGATGGCGGCCGGCAGCTGGCCGTGGAATCCGCCGCCTTCGATCCGGAAAGCGGATCGGTCACGCTGACCACGAAGGAAGCGCTCAAGCCCGACACGGCTTACACCGTTTCCACCCGCAGCCTGACCGACCTCGCCAACCATCCCCTTGTGGAGCCGCAGGCCTCGCTGCGCACCTGGGACGATGATCCGAAAGGCATCAAGGTCTTCATCCTGTCGGGCCAGTCGAACATGGTCGGCTACGGGCACACGGAGGAAGGCCAGAACAATGAGGTCGGTGGCGTCGGCACATTGAGATATCTCGCGATGCATGATTCCGAATATCCGGAATTCGATTACAGCTCGCTGCTGGTCGATCCCAAGGAGCCCGCCACGAGCGGGTGGAAGACCCGCAGCAATGTCAAACTGTGGTGGAGAAATGGAGCGAATGCCCAATACGGCGGCGCGATTTTCAAGGGCGACCTCGGGCCCTTGACCAGCAACGGCAGATGGTTCGGCCCCGAGTTCGGATTCGGGCAGGTCATCGGCGACCACTACAAGGGCGAAGATGTGCTCCTCATCAAGCCCTCGTGGGGCGGCCACAACCTGGTCAGCCAGTTCCGCTCGCCGAATGCGGTTGCGAAGCGCGGCGGTGCGATCGGCCCCTCCTATATCGAGATGTTCAAGGATGTGCAGGAAGTCCTCTTCAATCTTGATAAGGAGTTTCCCGAATGGAAAGGCCGCGGCTACCAGATCGTCGGATTTGCATGGCACCAAGGCACCAGCGACAAGGCCCCGGACAAGGTCGCGGACGAATACAAGCTCAACCTCCCCGATTTCATCAGCTCCGTGCGGTCGGAATTCGGCAAGCCCGGGCTGCCTTTCGTGATCGCCACCACGGGCATGGATTACGGTGGCGAATCCAGCGACCCTCCGTATGAGAATTACCATGCGGTGGAGAAAGCCCAGCTTTGGGTCGCTGGCGTCGAGAGGCCTGCGAACGTCCTGTCCGACGATACGCGGAAATATTTCGAGCCACCCGAAACCTCCCCGAGAAACCAGGGCTTCCACTGGAACGGCAATGCCCGCAGCTATTTCCGCGTCGGCAAAGGCCTGGGGGACAACATGGTGGAACTCCTCACAAAATGA
- a CDS encoding Ig-like domain-containing protein, with protein MKSKTRFLPALLLAFAAMVSSASAGIFPFADFTRAAGGASTTATHDFSPNEGWGGTPPNTTSGTVYLKATVSWTATASNIGTFNVRFNQSDDAGAPRLGMGKTGGAGTGFEFITANITTDPDGTGPATARPAITPVNASTKTSVTLVMKVDHSKANTSPGGDYWFADQGKQSGALGFLWIDPNLAASEASQFTPWAAWRSGNASYSGVSFITDTDAVDLNFSNIVLYTGGDTPFSATPAVADPATSTVSATPAAVPADGISTSTITVTLRDAGNLPLAGKQVSLASNGSAMIATTNNISDANGRVFFTVKSGSAGTETFTATDVTDGNLVITQTASVEFQEVVPVGPVDAGNSSVVASSASVPANGIATSTITVTLRDGNGTLIVGEGVSLAASPSGAAITPSGSQATGANGQAVFVVSSGAVGTVTFSATSSTDNTTVTQTADVDFVDPATATAYNVKFLDEGQANVTGLVGVAGGSGETWNQGIMSASSLLDTTGNPSTVSVSGLGNDGRTIPGATLSVFNGCRGFFGKGQDTTMSITGLTPGSSYDLYIYALGNNSGAWGNIADTERTAGDFVTTNTVNGNSQSQWIDNGKAGTNGNSFLINGNYVVFQSIVADGSGNISVLVDAYDGLDGVSGNGDGDCRLYVNGIQIRPASGTSVDYAAWRETYYPELGLPDEDDDGDGFSNGYEHIFGLNPDDSSSTSPYPTSLDAGSGTFSYTRRNRALINMNYKVWYSTDLVQWSEDNAANQLPVSVTNGVETMAVRIDPSLLSETKLFVQVRATPITQLDVEPALVNLWGSGNTITLLFSEPMNASSASNSANYSVTQDGAGTLNVTNATLNPGGGSVTLTLGSSLGTDTGYTVGIDRVTSTTGQSIGSGVSRQFRTWDDNPTGIKVFILAGQSNMVGFGETERGNGNVNGAIGSLRYLALNNASFPEYDYTSLLVNPANPSSAFRTRDDVKIWYRDGGNGNLGGAVLKGDLGPPFKGRDSGKIGPEFAFGQVLGDYYASDGVLIIKCAWGGRDLAEKFRPPSAVAKRGGQVGDFYNAIIEYSRQVLNNLDTEFPEWSGKGYEIVGFAWHQGYNDRISTAFSAEYKDNLPDLIGDLRGLFNKPGAPFVIASTGMATGAAEPPPYAGYSAVEKAQLWVAGVPRPANVLSTDTRPFARSVADSPTDQGFHWNQNGETYFRIGKALGDDMVDLLSAP; from the coding sequence ATGAAATCCAAAACCCGTTTTCTTCCCGCCCTGCTCCTCGCGTTCGCCGCGATGGTTTCTTCCGCATCCGCGGGAATTTTCCCGTTTGCCGATTTCACCCGGGCAGCCGGTGGGGCGAGCACCACCGCCACCCACGATTTCAGCCCCAACGAGGGCTGGGGTGGCACGCCTCCCAACACCACTTCCGGAACCGTCTATCTGAAGGCGACCGTGAGTTGGACGGCCACGGCATCCAACATCGGGACTTTCAATGTGCGGTTCAACCAGAGTGACGATGCCGGTGCTCCGCGTCTCGGAATGGGGAAAACGGGCGGTGCGGGGACAGGTTTCGAGTTCATCACCGCGAACATCACCACGGATCCGGATGGGACAGGCCCTGCCACGGCCAGGCCGGCCATCACCCCGGTGAACGCGTCCACGAAGACCTCGGTCACCCTGGTGATGAAGGTGGATCATTCCAAAGCAAACACCTCTCCCGGCGGGGACTACTGGTTTGCCGATCAAGGCAAACAAAGCGGTGCTTTGGGCTTCCTGTGGATCGACCCCAACCTAGCCGCCAGCGAGGCGAGCCAGTTCACGCCCTGGGCCGCCTGGCGCAGCGGCAACGCTTCCTATTCCGGCGTTTCATTCATCACAGACACGGATGCGGTCGATCTGAACTTTTCAAACATCGTCCTCTACACAGGCGGTGATACGCCGTTTTCGGCGACGCCCGCAGTCGCTGATCCCGCGACCTCCACCGTATCCGCCACACCCGCCGCCGTGCCTGCCGATGGCATCTCCACCTCCACCATCACCGTCACCCTCCGCGATGCGGGGAACCTGCCGCTTGCCGGGAAACAGGTTTCTCTGGCGAGCAATGGCAGCGCAATGATCGCGACAACCAACAACATCAGCGATGCCAACGGGCGGGTGTTTTTCACCGTCAAGTCCGGCAGCGCCGGAACGGAAACCTTCACCGCCACCGATGTGACCGACGGCAACCTGGTCATCACGCAAACCGCGAGCGTGGAGTTTCAGGAGGTGGTTCCGGTTGGCCCGGTGGATGCGGGGAACTCGAGCGTCGTCGCTTCCTCGGCAAGCGTTCCCGCGAACGGGATCGCAACCTCGACCATCACGGTCACCCTCAGGGACGGCAACGGAACTTTGATCGTGGGCGAGGGGGTTTCCTTGGCGGCCAGTCCGTCGGGGGCGGCCATCACTCCGTCCGGTTCGCAGGCAACGGGTGCCAACGGCCAGGCGGTCTTCGTTGTCAGCTCGGGCGCGGTCGGAACCGTGACGTTTTCCGCAACCTCCTCCACCGACAACACGACGGTCACCCAAACCGCCGATGTGGATTTCGTGGATCCGGCGACGGCCACCGCCTACAACGTGAAATTTCTCGATGAAGGCCAGGCCAACGTGACGGGACTCGTCGGCGTGGCGGGTGGTTCGGGGGAAACATGGAATCAGGGCATCATGTCGGCCAGCTCCCTGCTCGATACCACGGGCAATCCCTCCACCGTCAGTGTCTCCGGGCTGGGCAACGACGGACGCACCATTCCGGGTGCCACGCTCAGCGTCTTCAACGGTTGCCGCGGGTTCTTCGGCAAGGGACAGGACACCACCATGTCGATCACCGGGCTCACTCCCGGGTCGTCCTACGACCTCTACATCTATGCCCTCGGCAACAACAGCGGCGCCTGGGGCAACATCGCTGACACCGAGCGGACGGCGGGGGATTTCGTCACCACCAACACGGTGAACGGAAACAGCCAGTCCCAATGGATCGACAACGGAAAAGCCGGCACCAACGGCAACAGCTTCCTCATCAACGGCAACTACGTGGTGTTCCAGTCCATCGTTGCCGACGGCTCGGGCAATATCTCGGTTCTCGTGGATGCCTATGACGGTCTTGACGGAGTTTCCGGCAACGGGGACGGCGACTGCCGCCTCTACGTCAACGGGATCCAGATCCGCCCTGCCAGCGGCACGAGCGTTGACTACGCCGCCTGGCGCGAAACCTATTATCCGGAGCTCGGCCTGCCCGATGAGGATGACGATGGCGATGGCTTCAGCAATGGATACGAGCATATCTTCGGGCTCAATCCGGACGATTCCTCATCGACCAGCCCGTATCCCACAAGCCTCGATGCCGGATCAGGCACCTTCAGCTACACACGGCGCAACCGGGCGCTGATCAACATGAACTACAAGGTGTGGTATTCGACCGATCTTGTGCAGTGGTCCGAGGACAATGCGGCGAACCAGTTGCCCGTGTCCGTGACGAACGGTGTGGAAACGATGGCCGTCAGGATCGACCCCTCGCTGCTCAGCGAAACCAAGCTGTTCGTGCAGGTGAGAGCGACACCAATCACCCAGCTCGATGTGGAGCCTGCGCTGGTCAACCTGTGGGGAAGCGGGAACACGATCACCCTGCTGTTCTCGGAACCGATGAATGCGTCCTCCGCCTCCAATTCGGCGAATTACAGCGTGACACAGGATGGAGCTGGCACCTTGAACGTGACCAACGCGACGCTGAACCCGGGCGGCGGCAGCGTCACCCTCACCCTTGGCTCTTCGCTTGGAACCGACACCGGATACACGGTGGGCATCGACAGGGTGACCAGCACCACCGGCCAATCGATCGGCAGCGGGGTCAGCCGCCAGTTCCGCACCTGGGACGACAACCCGACGGGCATCAAGGTCTTCATCCTCGCCGGACAGTCGAACATGGTCGGCTTCGGTGAAACGGAACGGGGCAACGGAAATGTCAACGGAGCCATCGGCAGCCTGCGTTACCTCGCACTCAACAACGCTTCGTTTCCGGAATACGACTACACCTCCCTGCTCGTGAATCCCGCAAATCCCAGCAGCGCTTTCAGAACCCGCGACGACGTGAAGATCTGGTATCGGGACGGCGGCAACGGCAATCTCGGCGGTGCCGTCCTGAAAGGCGACCTCGGGCCGCCATTCAAGGGACGGGACTCCGGCAAGATCGGGCCGGAATTCGCCTTCGGCCAGGTTCTCGGCGACTACTATGCCTCGGATGGTGTGCTGATCATCAAATGTGCCTGGGGCGGGCGCGATCTCGCGGAGAAATTCCGTCCGCCGAGCGCCGTGGCCAAGCGCGGCGGGCAGGTGGGCGATTTCTACAACGCGATCATCGAGTATTCGCGCCAAGTGCTCAACAACCTCGATACGGAATTTCCGGAATGGTCTGGCAAAGGCTATGAAATTGTCGGTTTCGCATGGCACCAAGGCTACAACGACCGGATCAGCACCGCCTTTTCCGCCGAGTACAAGGACAACCTGCCCGATCTGATCGGCGACCTGAGAGGCCTTTTCAACAAACCGGGCGCGCCCTTCGTGATCGCCAGCACGGGGATGGCGACCGGAGCTGCGGAGCCCCCTCCATACGCCGGTTACAGCGCCGTCGAAAAAGCCCAGCTCTGGGTGGCCGGTGTGCCCCGGCCTGCCAACGTCCTCTCGACGGATACACGTCCTTTCGCGAGATCCGTCGCAGACTCCCCGACCGACCAGGGTTTCCACTGGAACCAGAACGGCGAGACCTACTTCCGCATCGGCAAGGCCTTGGGCGATGATATGGTGGACCTGCTCTCGGCGCCGTGA